Within the Maribacter sp. BPC-D8 genome, the region AACCAAAAGAATAATTTTGATGAACGATTTTTTTAATACTATTCCAAGTCCACCATGGTGGACTTGGATTTTTTTGTTTCTTTTCATAGTTGCCATCTGGGATATTTTTATTCAGAAACGGCACACGATAAAACATAACTTTCCTGTTGTAGGGCACTTGCGTTATTGGCTAGAAAGTATTGGTCCAGAAATGCGTCAATATTTTGTTGCTAATAACAGAGAAGAGCTTCCTTTTAACAGAATTGAAAGAGGATGGATCTATGCATCTGCAAAAAAAGAGAACAACTACGAAGGGTTTGGTTCTGATCGAGATCTATATGCACACCAGCATATATTCATCAAAAACAGAATGATGGCGTATGAAGTACCTGCTGGTCACCCAAATGCTGCAGAGCCTAACTTTATACCTTGTGCAAAGGTTATGGGTCAGCACAATAATCGTAGAAAACCATATAGACCAGGTAGTGTTGTAAATGTATCTGCCATGAGTTTTGGTTCATTGTCAGCCGCAGCTGTAGAAGCCATGAACAAAGGAGTTAAAAAAGCAGGAGCATATCATAATACTGGTGAAGGCGGACTCTCACCTTACCATAAACATGGTGGAGATATTGTATTTCACTTTGGTACCGGTTATTTCGGTGTAAGAACTGAAGATGGCAATTTCTCTATGGAGAAAATGAAAAAATTGGTTGAGGACAATCCTTGTATAAAAGCAATTGAAATAAAACTATCTCAAGGTGCAAAACCAGGAAAGGGCGGAGTCTTACCGGGAGCAAAAATCACTCCTGAACTTGCCGAAATTAGAGGTGTTGAAGTTGGTAAAGATGTATTGTCACCAGCGACACACAAAGCATTTTCTAATGTAAAGGAATTAATGGCACTTATAGAAGATATTGCCAATGAAACAGGTTTACCTGTAGGGATTAAAGGTGCAATAGGAAAATTAGATCAGTGGGAAGAATTGGCTGATTTAATGATAGAGACTGGTAAAGGGCCTGATTTCATTACCGTAGATGGTGGTGAAGGTGGTACCGGTGCCGCTCCCCCATCATTTGCCGATCACGTATCATTACCATGGGTATACGGCTTCTCTAGTTTATATAGAGTTTTCTTAAACAGACATCTTACCGAACGTATTGTATTTATAGGTTCAGGTAAATTAGGTTTCCCGGCAAAAGCCGCCATGGCATTTGCAATGGGTGTAGATTGTATAAATGTTGCTCGCGAAGCAATGATGAGTATTGGTTGTATTCAAGCACAGGTTTGCCATACCAATACCTGCCCAACAGGTATAGCGACGCAAAGTAAATGGTTACAAAAAGGTATTAATGTGCCTTTAAAATCAGACCGATTAGCGCAATATTTTAATACGTTTAGAAAAGAATTTTTAGAAATCACACATGCTGCAGGCTATGAACACCCTAGCCAATTTACGATGGACGATGTGCAAGTAAATGTAGATGACAACGACCTAAATAAAAGTTTAGCCTCTACTTACGGCTATAATAAAGCAAAAGTACCGTTTGCAGGAGTTCAACAATTAAAAGACTGTTCGTACCTTGGCGGCAAAATTTAGATTAACCTATTTAATTCAATTTTATATGACACGATTTTTTTTATGTTCAGCTATTTTCCTAGTTGGTTTAACTTCATTACAAGCTCAGAAAAAAAGTGAGTTGATAGAACAGAATCAAGAATTAAAATATAAACTAGATTCTATATCACGAATGGTGAGTACTTCTCAAAGAAATGAGAAGTTAGCCGATCAACGCTCAAATGAGTATCAATCTCAGGTAACAGAGTTGCAAGATGCGAATGCGACATTAATGAAGAACTTAAATAGTTTTGCAGCCTTATCTAGTCAAAATTCAGACAACATTAATAAAACGATGGCTGCTTTAGAGCGAAAAGAAAAGCAACTTAAAGGTGTAACTGATGTTGTTGCTAGTAATGATTCTACTGCTGTTGTAATATTGACCAATGCGAAGCAAGTTTTAGGAGAAAATGCAACAGTTGGCGTTGCCGATGGATCCGTAATTATTTCTGAAAAACTAGACTATTTCTTTACTGACGGTGTTGGCGTTAATCCGTCCACCGAATCTATTGGGTGGATAGAAAATGTGGCGAAGGTTGCAAACGCAAATCCTAGTAGTGTAATTACCATTGCTAGTTTAAATATCACTGGTGAAATGAATATTGCCATACAACAAGCGACGGCAATTGCTAGTATTTTAATAAAAGATTTTGGTGTAAATGGCGAACGAATTAAAGCTGTTGCTCAAGATGGTGGCTTACGAGAATCACTACAAATAAAGTTTCAACCAGATTATAAAGCATTTTATGATATGGCGAAGGGAGACGCTAAAAATTAGATTACTTGTATTTCATCGATGAAACACTATACTAATTGAGAAATTTGGACGTTCTTATTTCGTAATTAATAACTAATTAAAAAATGAACTCCGACCAAATTTTTCAACTTTTCGCTTATTTAATACCTTCAGTTGTTACTGGTGCCATAGCTTTCTATTTCTTTAGAATGCACACCAATAATGAAGAAGGAAGAAGACGTTTTCTTTTACATAAAGATTCTCAAAAAGATACGCTGCCTGTGCGCTTACAAGCCTACGAAAGAATGGCGTTATTTTTAGAACGTATTGCAATACCTAGCTTGGTTGTGCGTGTAGCACCACAAGGTGATGATAAAAATGCATACGAGAATTTATTAGTCAAAAGCATAGAAACTGAATTTGACCATAACCTTTCGCAGCAAATTTATATGACCGATGAATGTTGGAATATTATTAAAGCAGCAAAAAGTGCAACAATTCAAATGATCAGAAAAGCAGCCATGAGCAACACAGAAACTGCAGATAAATTGAGAGAAGATATTTTAAATGAAACTATGGACAAAACTTCTCCATCGGCTACTGCCTTAACTTTTGTAAAAAGAGAAATTGGCGATTTATGGTAGAAATTAAAATTATACTGAAATAAAAAAATGCTTTCCATCTGGAAAGCATTTTTTGTTTATAGCTATACGTTAAAGCCTATTTGTCAAAGAACACTATTCATGCTCATTAGGTTCAATTGGGTTTGTTTCTTCATTCTTATTTTTAGCATATAGATAACCCCTCTTCCACCATAAGGTCATTTTTGCTTTATCAAATATTAAAGAGTTGGTCGTTAATATGGTAGGTGTATAAAATAAGTTGATAATCGCATTCTTCTGATTGGCAACCAATTTACCTATTCTAATATTTTGGTTTTCAATTCTATCTAAAATAAAACTCAGCATATTCGTAATCAACTCAAACGGATTACGAGATGCCACCCTATTCATATAATTGACTTCGGTATGTAAAACAACAACATCTACCTCAGTTGCACCTCTTTTAATAGCTTCTTCTATAGGCACAATACTACCTAAACCACCATCGGCATACTCGCAAAAGTTTTTACGAACCAGGCTCATGAAAGGCGTGTAGTTAGCTGAAATCCAAATCCAATCGCAATAATCTTCATAGGTACAATCTTTAATAGATTTATACTCCACTTGATTCAATGATAAATTAGAAACGGTTATGATAACGTCTGAATCTCCACTTTTTAAAGTTTCAAACTCCTCAATGGTTAGACTGTTCTCTATAAGTTTACGCAAATTTTCACTTTCACCAAAGGTTTTTTTACCGCTCATTAAGTTTCTAAGAACGTTCCAATGATTAATTGAAATCTCTTCGTTACCACGAATATTCTTCACCAAAAAAGGACAATTATTAAATATACTCTTCTGATTTACATTAGAATATATTTCTTTGATTTTATCTAATTTACCAAGTGCTAAATGAGAAATTAGAAGACTTCCGGTAGAAGTACCCACAAAAATATCATACTTTCTTCCTTCTTCTTGTATAAGGTATTGGGCAACACCACCTGCAAAGGCTCCTTTACTACCACCACCAGAAATAACCAATGCTTTCATTATTACTTTAATTTCGTTTTAAGATAACGCAAATCTGATGAATTTAGTTGAATTGCTACCTTTTCAATTTCTTTTTTCTGTTCTTCATCAATCCATAATGCATCAAATAACTGTCTCGCATAGTTTCTAAACTGCCAAGAATGATGATTGGTTGCCTTTATTAAATTAATATAGGCATCATCATTTAAAGCTTCAATTTCAAATAAATACTGAAACGCTGTTTGTCGAACTTCTGGATTATAAATAGCGCTCGTGTAACCAACAAGCTCTCGATGATAATAAACACTTTCTGTAGGATTATAATCGGGTGTAAACAATGCCAATGTTAGCCATAACAGTCGCACATTCTTATTTGGCAACCCAATAATATCTTTCGTCTTTTCTAAGAAAACACTTCTATCATAATCAAAACTAGACCATAAATTATAAAGCATTAATTCATTGGTAATATAACTATCATCCAATAATAACGGCTCTGCATACTCTTTTAAACCCTCAGGAATTACACCCATTTTCTGAGCAGTAAATTGCCGTATTCTAATATCTTCACTAGCAATTAAAGGCAAAAGTTCTAATTCAGGAAAATCACCTTTTTGTTGAAGCAATTCTAACTTCAATTCCGTAGCTAATTCTGAATCCTTTAAAATTTCAGGGGAATTAAAACTATTCTCATCATCATGTTTTAAAACATAATACATTCTTAATGATGCACTATTATTCATTAAATAATCTTTCGCAGCATCCATCGGGAATACGTCTCCGTCTAACCAAATAGTTTTAAAATCACTTAAATCATAATTGCTAGTTTCCTCCATTTCAGCAATAAATTCTGCAACAGTCACATTTTGGAACTGATATTTATTCAAGTAATTTCGAATTCCGGTTTTAAAATTATCTTCTCCTATTTTATCTTTTAAGATAGCTAAAGCCCATGCTCCTTTTTCATAGAAAGTAAGACTACTAGCTTTCGGATTCAATAAGCCCTCCCCTTCTCCTTTTTCCGAAATACTATTTAGAGTTTTAGCAGTTTCATAAAACTTCCAGAAAAAATGATCATCACCAAAAATTTCTTTCTCAGCCAAATAAGCATAGTATGTAGCAAAACCCTCATGTAACCAATGGTGTTCGCTATTCTTTTCGGTAACCAAATTACCAAACCATTGATGCGCTAGCTCATGAGCATTAATGTTTACGT harbors:
- a CDS encoding patatin-like phospholipase family protein, which gives rise to MKALVISGGGSKGAFAGGVAQYLIQEEGRKYDIFVGTSTGSLLISHLALGKLDKIKEIYSNVNQKSIFNNCPFLVKNIRGNEEISINHWNVLRNLMSGKKTFGESENLRKLIENSLTIEEFETLKSGDSDVIITVSNLSLNQVEYKSIKDCTYEDYCDWIWISANYTPFMSLVRKNFCEYADGGLGSIVPIEEAIKRGATEVDVVVLHTEVNYMNRVASRNPFELITNMLSFILDRIENQNIRIGKLVANQKNAIINLFYTPTILTTNSLIFDKAKMTLWWKRGYLYAKNKNEETNPIEPNEHE
- a CDS encoding M1 family metallopeptidase — translated: MKKLVFAFIILLSIFTFGQHQDKVDFTKANVYLSPVPKEKEIKGGVLYRFDVLQNVDSVFLDAKNIDFLKVELDGEKVDYTTTEKIISIKHKFKKGDSHKLILQYITKPKQTVYFIGWDDELEGNEQIWTQGQGKYTSHWLPSFDDMEEKIEFDMTIEADRKYQVIANGNLIMQPNDIGEDPIWMFNMEKPMSSYLLAFAIGDYDKQVLKAKSGVKIENYYYPNDSLKVEPTYRYTKKIFDFLENEIDVTYPWQNYKQVPVHDFLYAGMENTSATFFSDAYVIDSTSFIDRNYVNINAHELAHQWFGNLVTEKNSEHHWLHEGFATYYAYLAEKEIFGDDHFFWKFYETAKTLNSISEKGEGEGLLNPKASSLTFYEKGAWALAILKDKIGEDNFKTGIRNYLNKYQFQNVTVAEFIAEMEETSNYDLSDFKTIWLDGDVFPMDAAKDYLMNNSASLRMYYVLKHDDENSFNSPEILKDSELATELKLELLQQKGDFPELELLPLIASEDIRIRQFTAQKMGVIPEGLKEYAEPLLLDDSYITNELMLYNLWSSFDYDRSVFLEKTKDIIGLPNKNVRLLWLTLALFTPDYNPTESVYYHRELVGYTSAIYNPEVRQTAFQYLFEIEALNDDAYINLIKATNHHSWQFRNYARQLFDALWIDEEQKKEIEKVAIQLNSSDLRYLKTKLK
- a CDS encoding FMN-binding glutamate synthase family protein, whose translation is MNDFFNTIPSPPWWTWIFLFLFIVAIWDIFIQKRHTIKHNFPVVGHLRYWLESIGPEMRQYFVANNREELPFNRIERGWIYASAKKENNYEGFGSDRDLYAHQHIFIKNRMMAYEVPAGHPNAAEPNFIPCAKVMGQHNNRRKPYRPGSVVNVSAMSFGSLSAAAVEAMNKGVKKAGAYHNTGEGGLSPYHKHGGDIVFHFGTGYFGVRTEDGNFSMEKMKKLVEDNPCIKAIEIKLSQGAKPGKGGVLPGAKITPELAEIRGVEVGKDVLSPATHKAFSNVKELMALIEDIANETGLPVGIKGAIGKLDQWEELADLMIETGKGPDFITVDGGEGGTGAAPPSFADHVSLPWVYGFSSLYRVFLNRHLTERIVFIGSGKLGFPAKAAMAFAMGVDCINVAREAMMSIGCIQAQVCHTNTCPTGIATQSKWLQKGINVPLKSDRLAQYFNTFRKEFLEITHAAGYEHPSQFTMDDVQVNVDDNDLNKSLASTYGYNKAKVPFAGVQQLKDCSYLGGKI